TCCCAATGAAGCAGGCGATTTCGTCGCCCGTCAAGAGGGCGTCCTGCTCTGCGAGGGGGAGAAAATCAAAGGCTTTGTGGCAGACGGGGAAATTCCCAAGAACGCAGAGGTGATTGACGCCCAAGGAAATTATGTGGCGCCGGGTTTCCTCAATGTCCATATTCATGGCTGTGCCGGAGCGGACACCATGGATGGTACGGAAGAGGCTTTGGCTCGCATGGCCAGACTGCAGGCGCAGACCGGCGTAACAGGCTTTTTGCCCACGACCATGACCTGCAGATGGCATGAGGTCGAGGATGCTCTGGCTACCGTCATGGAGGCCATGGAAAGCCAGCCCATGGGCGCGCGGGTACTTGGTGCTCATATGGAAGGCCCATTTATCAGCCCGGCAAAGAAGGGCGCACAGGCGGAAGAAAATATCCGTCAGGCAGATTATAAGCTGGTGAAGCCTTGGGAAAAGGTGGTAAAAATCATTACGCTGGCTCCCGAAGAACTGCCGGATTACGATTTCGTAGATAAATGCCATGCTGCCGGCATCACTGTGTCCATCGGGCATACGGCGGCAGATTACGATACGGCAGTCAGCGCAGTTAAGGAACATGGTATTCATCACTTCACCCATGTCTATAATGCGATGACGGGCTTTAGCCACCGCAGTCCTGGTGTGGTAGGCGCGGCTTTTGATACCGAAGCCAACTGTGAAATCATTGCCGATAATGTGCATAGTCATCCTGCGGCGCAGCGGCTCTTATATCATGCCAAGGGCGGGAAGAACATCGTGCTGATTACCGACAGCCTGCGTGCCTGCGGCTTGGGCGATGGCCCCTCGGAATTGGGCGGGCAGGAAGTCTTTGTCAAGGGGGAACTCGCCACGCTAAAAGACGGCACCATTGCCGGCAGTGTGGCAACGATGAACCGCTGTGTTAAGATTTTCTGGGAGAATACGGGAGCGGAGCTGCCGCAGATTATCGAGATGGTGACGAAGACACCGGCGCAGGAGTTGGCGCTGTATGAGAAAATCGGCTCGCTGGAAAGTGGGAAGCGGGCGGATATTGTTATCTTTGATGAAGAGGTGCAGATTCACAAGACCGTTATCGGCGGCAAGGTTTATTACCACGATTGAGTTTGTGGCAAAAGGCGCGGCAGGCGAGGACTAGCTGTCATCCGCTGCGGCGCGGAACTAAAAATATTTTTTATCTTTAATTTAAGGGCTGGAAAAGTCAAAACTCGCTGTGCTCAGACAGTTGACTTTTCCAGCCCTTTTTGTCGTATGATAAAAAATATTTTCTTTACGTTCCGCGCCTAACGCTGCTGTCAGCCAGTCTCCGCCTGCCGCTTATTGCTAGGTTCGTAGTTAAAAAACTTAGCTGAAATCTTTTACGAAGTGCTTGCAGTAAGCTGTGTACTTATCCTGCGCAGAGAGGCAGGTGTCAGTCAGATACCCCGGCTCACGGTAGAATTCCCGCAAGCCGCGGTAGTAAAATTGTTTGTGGTCATTGTCGATGATGAAGGGGATGATACCGAAGGCCAGGCAGTCTTTGAAGAGCAACAGGCGTCCTACTCGTCCATTTCCATCTTGGAAGGGATGAATGGCTTCAAAGTCTACATGAAATTTGAGCAGGTCATGGAAATCATGGCTGCTTATGTTTTGATAATGCGTCAGCAGTTTCTGGATTTCTCCTGCTACATTATCGGGAGCGCAGGTTTCTTTATCGCCAATGGTATTGGGCAAACCTTTGTATTCGCCCACATTGAACCAGTCAAGGTCAACATCGGTCGTATTGGCTTTGAGAATTTGGTGCAGTTGCTTGATAAAATTTTCATCTGTGGGCTGGTCATAGTTTTTCAATATATAGTCAAAGGCTCGGAAGTGGTTCATGGTTTCGATGATGTCATTGCTGTCGATGACTTCGTCGCCGTTGCTGAGAATCGTATGGGTGTTGAACAGGTTTATGGTATGCTCATGGCTGAGCTTGCTGCCTTCGATACGGTTGCTGTTGTAGGCAAGGCTGGTCTGCGTATAATGATAAATGCCATTTTTATATTTGGCTGCTTGTTCTGTTTTTAGCTGGTGAATTAAGAGTTGGACATTTTCTTGTGGACTCATTGCAGGCTCCTTTCAAAAAAATTATCTCTTTTATTATATCACAGTATGGGGCGGGGGATGGGAGATTATCCGGATAGTTTTGTAACGATTGAAACAGAAAGTATTGCGCTGGGCATTTATAATGGAGACAATGGATCATACGGTTTAGTTTGACATAAGGAGAAAGTTTGATGAAGACGATAGATTTTAGCTTGATGGTGGCGGAGCTGGTGAAAGCGGAACCGCAGGTGGCGGAGATTTTGAGCGGGTTGGGGCTGGGGAATTTGGTCAGCCTGGAGGCGCTGCAGGTCATGGGCAATATTATGACGATTCCGCGGGCGGCGGCGATGAAGGGAGTGGCTTTAACGCAGGTAGTGGCAGCTTTTGAAGCGCAGGGCTTTCAGGTGCTAAATGGGGCGCCGATGCCGCAGGAGAATTTGACATGTCAAATGACCGGTCATTTTGACATGTCAATGGAACTGCCCGCAGGGCATCCGATAAGCCTGCTGCGGTTGGAAAATGCCGGTTTGGAGAAGGTATTGGATAATCTGCAGGGCGAGTGTGGCGCAGATAAGGAAGTGGATGCGCCGCGGGTCATTAAGGCTATGCAGGAGGTCAATGCGCTGCGCTCGCATTATGCCAAGAAGGAAGAACTTTTGATGGCGCAGCTTTATAAATACGGCGTAACGGGGCCATCGCAGGTCATGTGGAATGAGGATGATGAAATCAAGAAGGAATTGGGCGTCCTCACCCGCGCGGTCATGGAAGACGCCGATAATGTTATGCTTTACAGAGGGCGCATTGCCGCAGTGGCCAGCCGGGCACGGGGGATGATTGCCAAGGAGGAAAAGATTCTCTTTCCGCTGTGCCTGCGCTTTTATACGGCGGAGGAATGGCTGCTGATTTACCGGGATTTTGGCGAAATGGGCATGGCCTTTGTGGAAAATCCTCCGAAGTGGCAGGAAGGGGAAGACTGGGCGGCAAAAGAGCTGACCAAGGTAAGAGAGCAGGACATTCTGGCGGGCAGGATTCAGCTGCCTACGGGGGAATTAACCGTCAAGCAGCTCAGCGCCATCTTTTCGCTGCTGCCCCTGGACCTCACCTTTATCGATGCAGAGGAAAAGCTGCGCTTCTTCATCAATGAAGGCCGTGTGTTCCCGCGGCCTTTGGCGGCACTGGGGCGGGATGTGGCCGAGTGCCACCCGCCGCATATTGTGCCCGTGGTCAGAAATCTTGTGGCAGATTTCAAGGCGAAAAAGCGCACATCCTTGGAGGTGGCCCGCTATATCATGGGTAAGCCGATTCTCGTAAAGTATATGGCTGTGTATGATGAGGCCGGTGAGTATATGGGAACTTTGGAGGCGGTGCAGGACTGCAGCCATATTCTGGAAAAATTTGCCCAGCGGTAAGTGACGAATTTGGGACGCTGCTCTGGGCGTCTTTTTCCTGCTTGCAATTTTCAGAATATTATAGTACAATATGACATATCGAAGCAAGGAATTATCGTTCATAATCAATAGGAGGGGTATCTATGTTTAGAGCAGTGCCATTTCATCTGAAAGAAAATGCTGAGCGCGGTTATGATGTTTTGGAAAAGGTTTTAAGCTACGCAGCGGAGCAGTCCCTGAATCCTCTGGGCAAAGTCAGCGGTGCCCTGTCCTCCTTCAAGGTGGATGTGGTCGAGACAGAGGCCGCCTATGAACTCTTTGCAGAGCTGCCGGGCTTCTATAAAGAGCAGATTACCGTGTCTTATGATGATGACAATTATCTGCGCATCAAGGCTCAGCGGGCGGAAGCGGCAGATGCCAGCATCAAGTATCTGTGCCGGGAGCGCAAGAGCGGTGACTTCGAGCGCACTTTTTACATTGATTCTATTGACAAAAAGGCGGTAAACGTGGCCTTTGAGAACGGCATCCTGCATATCGTTCTGCCCAAGCAGAAGGAAGAGGATGGCCGTACGGTGTTTGATATCGAGTGATGATTTAGAGGGAGAGTCTGCCAGTGCCAGAAAAAGGGTGCCAGCAGGCTCTCTTTATGGTAGAATAAAAAGGAAATGTGAAAATATTTTTACTGTCTGCGGGAACAGGCAGGATTTTTTTAGATGGAAAGGGAATAGTACATAGAGTAAGTAGAAAAGGAATCGTCTGCGAGCAGACCAGAGGAGAGTTGGGAGGGACTAAAGATGATGGATGAAAAGGATTGGGCGGAGTTTAAGAGAAAACTGAAATCCAAGACCGAAATCGATCTGGACTTATACAAAGAACCCCAGATGAAACGGCGTATTGGCAATCTGGTTACCAGAGCCAGTATGAACTCCTATGTGGAGTATTTTGATAATGCGGCCAAGAACAAAGATGATTTTGCGGCCTTCATAGAGTATCTGACCATTAACGTGTCTGAGTTCTTCCGTACTCCGGAGAAATTTGGCAAGCTGGAGACGGATGTTATTCCCGACCTCCTGAAGCGTTCGTCGAAACTCAATATCTGGAGTGCAGGCTGCTCCATCGGGGCTGAGCCGTACTCGCTGGCCATCATCATGAAGGAAATGACCCCAAATGTGAAGCATCGCATCTTAGCTTCGGATTTGGATATTGAAATCCTGGCCAAGGCCAAACGCGGGGTCTATACCAAAGATGAAATCAAGGCCATGAAGCCGGAACGACTCAATAAGTATTTCAAGCCCGTCGAAGGTGAGAAGTACGCAGTAAACCAGGAGATTAAGAACTGCATTGAATTCAAGCGCCACAATCTTCTCAAAGACCCCTTCGAAAACGGCTTTGATTTGATTCTGTGCCGCAATGTGGTTATCTATTTCACCGAAGAAGCCAAAGACCAGCTTTACGCTAACTTCTTCAAGGCGCTCAAGCCCGGCGGCATCCTCTTTGTAGGAGCAACAGAGGCTATCTTAAACTTCCGCAAATTAGGTTATACCAGTTTCCAGCCATTCTTCTATCAGAAACCATTGACTTAATGTCAACAATACCAATAAAGGATCGGAGCTAAATCATGTACGCGAATCAACAGATAGAACAATTGGATAGGGAAGGCATGCAGGCCTTGCAGCTGGAGCGCTTGCAAAAGCAGCTCAAATGGGCAGAGGAGAAGAGT
The Selenomonas ruminantium AC2024 DNA segment above includes these coding regions:
- a CDS encoding PAS domain-containing protein; protein product: MKTIDFSLMVAELVKAEPQVAEILSGLGLGNLVSLEALQVMGNIMTIPRAAAMKGVALTQVVAAFEAQGFQVLNGAPMPQENLTCQMTGHFDMSMELPAGHPISLLRLENAGLEKVLDNLQGECGADKEVDAPRVIKAMQEVNALRSHYAKKEELLMAQLYKYGVTGPSQVMWNEDDEIKKELGVLTRAVMEDADNVMLYRGRIAAVASRARGMIAKEEKILFPLCLRFYTAEEWLLIYRDFGEMGMAFVENPPKWQEGEDWAAKELTKVREQDILAGRIQLPTGELTVKQLSAIFSLLPLDLTFIDAEEKLRFFINEGRVFPRPLAALGRDVAECHPPHIVPVVRNLVADFKAKKRTSLEVARYIMGKPILVKYMAVYDEAGEYMGTLEAVQDCSHILEKFAQR
- a CDS encoding Hsp20 family protein — translated: MFRAVPFHLKENAERGYDVLEKVLSYAAEQSLNPLGKVSGALSSFKVDVVETEAAYELFAELPGFYKEQITVSYDDDNYLRIKAQRAEAADASIKYLCRERKSGDFERTFYIDSIDKKAVNVAFENGILHIVLPKQKEEDGRTVFDIE
- a CDS encoding CheR family methyltransferase, which codes for MMDEKDWAEFKRKLKSKTEIDLDLYKEPQMKRRIGNLVTRASMNSYVEYFDNAAKNKDDFAAFIEYLTINVSEFFRTPEKFGKLETDVIPDLLKRSSKLNIWSAGCSIGAEPYSLAIIMKEMTPNVKHRILASDLDIEILAKAKRGVYTKDEIKAMKPERLNKYFKPVEGEKYAVNQEIKNCIEFKRHNLLKDPFENGFDLILCRNVVIYFTEEAKDQLYANFFKALKPGGILFVGATEAILNFRKLGYTSFQPFFYQKPLT
- a CDS encoding Fic family protein produces the protein MSPQENVQLLIHQLKTEQAAKYKNGIYHYTQTSLAYNSNRIEGSKLSHEHTINLFNTHTILSNGDEVIDSNDIIETMNHFRAFDYILKNYDQPTDENFIKQLHQILKANTTDVDLDWFNVGEYKGLPNTIGDKETCAPDNVAGEIQKLLTHYQNISSHDFHDLLKFHVDFEAIHPFQDGNGRVGRLLLFKDCLAFGIIPFIIDNDHKQFYYRGLREFYREPGYLTDTCLSAQDKYTAYCKHFVKDFS
- the nagA gene encoding N-acetylglucosamine-6-phosphate deacetylase, with the translated sequence MLAIQNGKFIVPNEAGDFVARQEGVLLCEGEKIKGFVADGEIPKNAEVIDAQGNYVAPGFLNVHIHGCAGADTMDGTEEALARMARLQAQTGVTGFLPTTMTCRWHEVEDALATVMEAMESQPMGARVLGAHMEGPFISPAKKGAQAEENIRQADYKLVKPWEKVVKIITLAPEELPDYDFVDKCHAAGITVSIGHTAADYDTAVSAVKEHGIHHFTHVYNAMTGFSHRSPGVVGAAFDTEANCEIIADNVHSHPAAQRLLYHAKGGKNIVLITDSLRACGLGDGPSELGGQEVFVKGELATLKDGTIAGSVATMNRCVKIFWENTGAELPQIIEMVTKTPAQELALYEKIGSLESGKRADIVIFDEEVQIHKTVIGGKVYYHD